The following are encoded in a window of Deinococcus sp. Marseille-Q6407 genomic DNA:
- a CDS encoding DUF6504 family protein, whose product MKAVQQPVAVLEADHQPRSFIWNGRAYRIAQILDRWQYGGRWWLGEAGRDCFLVQAGGLTAELHHERGKEECWWLARVQD is encoded by the coding sequence ATGAAGGCTGTGCAGCAACCCGTGGCGGTGCTGGAGGCTGACCATCAGCCGCGGAGTTTTATTTGGAATGGCAGGGCTTACCGGATTGCCCAGATACTTGACCGCTGGCAGTATGGTGGACGCTGGTGGCTGGGAGAAGCGGGGCGCGACTGTTTTCTGGTCCAGGCTGGTGGCCTGACCGCGGAGCTGCACCATGAGCGAGGCAAGGAGGAGTGCTGGTGGCTGGCACGCGTCCAGGACTGA
- a CDS encoding helix-turn-helix domain-containing protein → MPPRLTHLRMHYLQVIARLTDLDGPPSAAELARELRLTEATMSYHVTALTELGYLLIAA, encoded by the coding sequence ATGCCACCAAGACTGACCCATCTTCGGATGCATTATCTACAGGTCATTGCTCGCCTGACCGACCTTGACGGCCCGCCGAGTGCAGCCGAGCTGGCCCGTGAACTGCGCCTCACTGAAGCGACTATGAGTTATCACGTCACTGCCCTGACGGAACTGGGCTATCTATTGATAGCGGCGTAA
- the dnaE gene encoding DNA polymerase III subunit alpha: MAGTRPGLTALLTCQSFFSEGRSTVSPGRLVERAAAAGFSAVGLTDHLSVSGAAELCEAAREHGLRSLIGATVPVAFPAPARASSATEIWPLILLARNRTGYARLCEWITHVRMNELDALPASLLGTAEPDSLVCLTGGRSGFPTSLGERHQIPRIAALLRELRSAFRFNLYVQLYHGEAPGEARRLSLLRGLARDLELPVVAAPQVCMAAPEDYPLLDALTCARLGTDVSVPHPERPRNACAWVRTPLDWGAKLFFPDALLNAEKLASECALNLLPERLSVPEPRLLPGQTAQSLLETRAFAALPEHYPHRLAEADRRLREELATVRELEMAGFFLLAAEVTDYCRQHGILAAGRGSAAGSVLCYLLGITLSDPLEHGLLFERFLHTGRAQMPDIDIDIASSRRSQVLAWVEERFGDQGSGEAMVANRVTYRLPSAVQDLGRALGLPKELRDRLSRALGRDYRHHRPHRAREAELVFDEVLGTAPVRETLLRLLESMEPRFVRHLAPHSGGVVLSSRPLTFYSPLMRSSGGLRMLMFDKDDIERLGLVKLDLLGLRMLSALERAREEALRLSGEWVNYGALPDDPQVWQRIASGDTLGLFQIESPAQTQLAARLHPGDLQALAHQIALIRPGPIQSGSVHPYVRRARGEEPVPKRMEPLRTILASTHGTLLFQEQILRIAVQFAGYSWPEADRFRSCLSRVEDAGELEQLRRQFVLGAALTVGAFPEEAEAVFTECTQFRGYGFAESHSHAFAQHAYASAWMRQHHPAAFLAGVLSEHPGMWPLSTTAQQARRWGVRLEPVCINRSGLNYRALSRDRVRIPLRQLEQVSDDLARRIVLERMQGGAYQSVEDFYDRVACPLPALESLVGAGAFDRVDRSKNRREAYYVLHTVAHARPSGQRGLLSVFAPVPELPELGPDDGLLLDLKTAGVSASGRHPLDMHRAALRDLGVQTLASLQHGRRALTAGMIIARQRPPTARGFAFFVLEDTTGRVQAIISPELWEAHRALLRDAAALVIQGEARRQGQSVSLRAEILSDLPLGTKVVGYSYG; this comes from the coding sequence GTGGCTGGCACGCGTCCAGGACTGACGGCCCTGCTGACCTGTCAGTCGTTCTTCTCGGAAGGGCGGTCCACAGTATCACCGGGGCGTCTGGTTGAGCGGGCGGCTGCGGCTGGCTTCAGCGCTGTCGGATTGACCGATCATCTCAGCGTGTCGGGCGCCGCCGAGCTGTGTGAAGCGGCGCGGGAACATGGCTTACGCAGCCTAATCGGGGCAACTGTTCCGGTCGCCTTTCCTGCTCCAGCACGGGCCTCTTCAGCAACGGAAATCTGGCCGCTGATCTTACTCGCCAGGAACCGTACCGGATACGCCCGGCTGTGTGAGTGGATCACGCACGTTCGGATGAACGAGCTGGACGCTTTACCGGCCAGCCTGTTGGGCACGGCCGAACCAGACAGCTTGGTCTGTTTGACCGGTGGCCGCAGCGGATTTCCCACCTCTTTGGGAGAACGCCATCAGATTCCGAGGATCGCGGCTCTCCTGAGGGAGTTGCGGTCCGCGTTCCGTTTCAACCTCTACGTGCAGCTCTATCACGGCGAGGCACCGGGAGAAGCGCGGCGGCTCAGCCTGCTGCGCGGCCTGGCCCGCGACCTGGAGTTGCCGGTGGTAGCGGCCCCGCAGGTTTGTATGGCTGCACCTGAGGACTATCCCCTGCTGGACGCCCTTACTTGCGCCCGCCTGGGCACGGATGTCAGCGTGCCGCACCCGGAGCGGCCCAGAAACGCCTGCGCCTGGGTGCGGACGCCGCTTGACTGGGGAGCCAAACTCTTCTTTCCGGACGCCCTGCTCAATGCCGAAAAGCTGGCGAGCGAATGTGCGCTCAACCTGTTGCCGGAGCGTCTCAGTGTTCCGGAGCCGCGACTGCTTCCTGGGCAGACGGCGCAGTCCCTACTGGAGACCCGAGCCTTCGCCGCACTGCCTGAACACTACCCTCACCGGCTGGCCGAAGCAGACCGCCGGCTGCGTGAGGAGTTGGCGACGGTGCGGGAGCTGGAGATGGCCGGATTTTTCCTGTTGGCTGCAGAGGTGACGGATTACTGCCGCCAGCATGGCATTCTGGCCGCCGGACGCGGATCGGCGGCTGGATCAGTGCTGTGCTACCTGCTGGGCATCACGCTGTCAGATCCCCTGGAGCACGGCCTGCTGTTCGAGCGCTTCTTGCATACCGGGCGCGCCCAGATGCCGGACATCGATATTGACATCGCCAGTTCTCGGCGCAGTCAGGTGCTGGCCTGGGTCGAAGAGCGCTTCGGGGATCAGGGCAGCGGCGAAGCGATGGTGGCCAACCGGGTGACCTACCGCCTGCCGAGCGCGGTGCAGGACCTGGGCCGGGCACTGGGGCTTCCCAAGGAGTTGCGGGACCGACTGTCCCGTGCGCTGGGCCGCGACTACCGCCACCACCGGCCGCACCGCGCCCGGGAAGCCGAACTGGTCTTCGACGAGGTTCTGGGAACGGCTCCGGTTCGGGAAACCCTGCTCAGGTTGCTGGAAAGCATGGAGCCCCGGTTTGTGCGTCATCTCGCTCCTCATTCGGGTGGCGTGGTGCTGTCCAGTCGGCCGCTGACATTTTACAGCCCGCTGATGCGCTCCAGCGGTGGCCTACGGATGCTGATGTTTGACAAGGACGACATCGAGCGGCTGGGCCTGGTCAAGCTGGACCTGCTGGGCCTGCGGATGCTCTCGGCGCTGGAGCGGGCCCGCGAAGAGGCCCTGCGGCTGAGTGGTGAGTGGGTGAATTATGGTGCCCTGCCGGACGATCCCCAGGTCTGGCAGCGCATCGCGTCGGGCGATACGCTGGGCCTCTTTCAGATTGAGTCCCCGGCCCAGACCCAATTGGCCGCCCGGCTGCACCCCGGCGATCTGCAGGCGCTGGCCCACCAGATTGCCCTGATTCGGCCCGGGCCCATCCAGTCGGGCAGCGTGCATCCGTATGTGCGGCGCGCCCGTGGTGAGGAGCCGGTGCCCAAACGAATGGAGCCGCTGCGCACCATACTGGCGTCCACTCACGGGACCCTGCTGTTTCAAGAGCAGATTCTGCGCATCGCGGTACAGTTCGCCGGCTACTCCTGGCCGGAGGCGGACCGCTTCCGCAGCTGCCTGAGCCGAGTGGAGGACGCAGGTGAACTGGAGCAGCTGCGCCGGCAGTTCGTCCTGGGCGCGGCGCTGACCGTCGGCGCTTTTCCTGAAGAGGCGGAAGCGGTCTTCACTGAGTGCACGCAGTTCCGCGGCTACGGCTTCGCAGAAAGCCACTCGCATGCTTTTGCCCAGCATGCTTATGCCAGTGCATGGATGCGGCAGCATCACCCGGCCGCGTTCCTGGCTGGGGTATTGAGTGAGCACCCTGGTATGTGGCCGCTGAGTACTACAGCGCAGCAGGCGCGCCGCTGGGGAGTCAGGCTGGAACCGGTCTGTATCAACCGCAGTGGCCTGAACTACCGTGCCCTGAGCCGTGACCGGGTCCGTATTCCTTTGAGGCAGCTGGAACAGGTTTCGGATGACCTGGCTCGCCGCATCGTTCTCGAGCGAATGCAGGGTGGGGCGTACCAGAGCGTGGAAGATTTCTACGACCGGGTGGCCTGTCCCCTGCCGGCGCTGGAAAGTCTGGTGGGGGCTGGAGCGTTCGACCGTGTCGATCGCAGCAAAAACCGCCGAGAAGCGTACTATGTGCTGCACACGGTGGCTCATGCCCGTCCGTCTGGCCAGCGAGGTCTGCTGAGCGTCTTCGCGCCGGTGCCCGAACTTCCTGAACTTGGTCCCGACGATGGGCTGCTGCTGGATTTGAAAACCGCGGGGGTCTCAGCGAGTGGCCGGCACCCGCTGGACATGCACCGGGCTGCGCT
- a CDS encoding IS630 family transposase (programmed frameshift), translating into MEWQPNQYSRAQLEERRLAATEWLQQGSHTHREIAAHFGVSVLTVTSWSARLRKKGSLQATVSSGRPARLTESQHDQLRTLLREGALQHGFPDETWTTKRVAELIGRHFEVWYHHDHVRKILRKLGFSPQMPDGRAAERNELRIASWREQVLPELEKKVAEGATIIYLDEVGFSLKGVRRRTWSPRGVTPLVTLRANWEKLSTIGAITSDGRFFQHTTSGAIRSGEVIRFFGHILRQVQGNIVVVLDNARIHHAKVTQAFVGTHERLSLIFLPPYAPELNPIELVWAYVKRNVLGNFCAHSIRALKKRLVTAWQRVRYIHLPRQLMDANLRRYQ; encoded by the exons GTGGAATGGCAACCGAACCAATATTCTCGTGCCCAACTTGAGGAGCGGCGTCTGGCTGCTACCGAGTGGCTGCAGCAAGGCAGCCACACACACCGCGAAATTGCTGCTCACTTCGGCGTCTCCGTGCTCACGGTGACTTCTTGGAGTGCTCGGCTCAGAAAGAAGGGAAGCTTGCAAGCGACGGTCAGCTCTGGTCGTCCTGCTCGGCTGACTGAGTCTCAGCACGACCAGCTTCGCACCCTCCTGCGGGAGGGTGCTCTGCAGCATGGGTTTCCTGACGAAACTTGGACGACAAAACGCGTGGCAGAGCTGATCGGGCGGCACTTCGAGGTGTGGTACCACCATGATCACGTCCGTAAAATCCTACGAAAGTTGGGGTTCAGCCCACAGATGCCAGATGGGCGGGCTGCTGAGCGGAACGAACTTCGGATTGCATCCTGGCGGGAACAGGTGCTCCCGGAGTTGGAA AAAAAGGTCGCTGAGGGAGCCACAATCATCTATCTGGATGAGGTCGGATTCTCGTTGAAAGGCGTGCGAAGGCGAACGTGGTCACCCAGGGGCGTCACGCCCCTGGTCACGCTCAGAGCGAACTGGGAGAAGCTTTCGACGATTGGGGCGATCACTTCAGATGGACGATTCTTCCAGCACACAACATCCGGAGCGATCCGCAGTGGAGAAGTCATCCGATTCTTTGGGCACATCCTGCGCCAAGTTCAGGGGAACATCGTCGTGGTGCTGGACAATGCGAGAATTCATCACGCGAAAGTGACCCAGGCGTTCGTGGGAACCCACGAACGCCTCTCTCTGATCTTTCTGCCTCCGTATGCTCCAGAGTTGAACCCGATCGAGTTGGTGTGGGCCTACGTCAAGCGCAATGTGTTGGGGAACTTTTGTGCCCACTCCATCAGAGCGCTGAAAAAGAGGCTTGTCACCGCCTGGCAGCGGGTCCGCTATATTCACCTGCCCCGTCAGCTTATGGACGCCAACTTACGCCGCTATCAATAG
- a CDS encoding replication initiator protein A has protein sequence MATKDMVIRHDEPNLARLNLVLALNRTELSEWAREISVDAMGTISIRCTAPRHGLVPHGIDNDILLGLVNAAVLQGMPEDDTVRLSTRELLQLSGITPSARAYKNLQETLRRLQYTAYDLTDSWYDGTKHRWRTVSFSLISRLGAEDNTKDVSNAGQWRAETLLAIRLDDSLMSNIRAGHLLPLDTEVLSHLRQPMTRNVFRTLSFQCTGASQDSVLAFHVPLSIWATHLGMHELRSDSVMRALKPAHDELIKVGFLKSVDYTGRGKTRTIRYIFDNIRTVADPETVALLVRYNVSGSRALTLAQSYGAEGVQRAVAVLEALLQGSYKTKIRNRAGLLSDILENPDKYDTILTDVEGTAVSVEVDRKAQRVETEESPAPRDEKSARMILLNQLDDTEERRRLRDRAVELYVHHRASTLELMKLLRLSDEEADAFLTELEGR, from the coding sequence ATGGCAACCAAGGACATGGTCATCAGACATGACGAACCAAACTTGGCACGCCTCAATCTGGTTCTGGCACTTAACCGTACCGAGCTGAGCGAGTGGGCCCGTGAGATCTCTGTCGATGCCATGGGTACCATCTCTATCCGATGCACAGCACCTCGTCACGGTCTGGTGCCACACGGCATTGATAACGACATTCTCTTGGGGCTGGTCAACGCAGCAGTCTTGCAGGGTATGCCAGAAGACGACACCGTCAGGCTGTCGACCAGAGAACTGCTTCAACTGAGTGGAATCACGCCCAGTGCCCGAGCGTATAAGAACTTGCAGGAGACGCTGCGGCGTTTACAGTACACAGCTTATGACCTGACCGACAGCTGGTACGACGGAACCAAGCATCGCTGGCGGACGGTCAGTTTCAGTTTGATCAGTCGCCTGGGTGCAGAGGACAATACCAAAGACGTATCGAACGCTGGGCAGTGGCGTGCGGAGACGCTGTTGGCCATCCGTTTGGACGACAGCCTGATGAGCAATATCCGTGCAGGGCACCTGCTTCCTCTGGACACCGAAGTCTTGTCGCATCTCCGGCAGCCCATGACCCGCAACGTGTTCCGTACCCTGTCTTTTCAGTGCACTGGCGCTTCACAGGATTCGGTTCTGGCCTTTCACGTGCCGCTGAGCATCTGGGCGACCCACCTCGGGATGCACGAATTGCGGTCAGATTCGGTGATGCGGGCGCTCAAACCAGCTCATGACGAGCTGATCAAGGTGGGTTTTCTGAAGAGCGTTGATTACACTGGCCGCGGAAAAACCCGGACCATTCGCTACATTTTTGACAATATTCGGACGGTGGCCGATCCCGAAACGGTCGCGCTGCTGGTCCGCTACAACGTCAGCGGTAGCCGGGCCCTGACTCTGGCCCAGTCATACGGCGCGGAAGGGGTTCAGCGGGCTGTGGCGGTCCTGGAAGCCTTACTTCAGGGCAGCTACAAGACCAAGATCCGAAACCGCGCCGGCCTGCTGAGTGACATTCTGGAGAATCCAGACAAATACGACACCATCCTGACGGATGTGGAGGGTACGGCGGTATCGGTAGAGGTAGACCGCAAGGCACAGAGGGTCGAAACGGAGGAGTCACCTGCTCCCAGAGACGAAAAGTCGGCACGGATGATTCTGCTGAATCAGCTTGACGACACCGAGGAGCGTCGCCGCCTACGTGACCGCGCGGTTGAGTTGTACGTTCATCACCGTGCCAGCACGCTTGAGCTGATGAAGCTGCTCCGGCTCAGTGACGAGGAGGCGGACGCCTTCTTGACCGAGTTGGAGGGGCGATAG
- a CDS encoding PD-(D/E)XK nuclease family protein, translated as MRRCQTVPGVPKTCAALRRMQSEKYLPQLALYAYQLGASQAALAYLRHGVLVTFGPDTLQATLKQLTEATDRMKALDFHPEPSSERCYWCAFRGVCDAAWQAESLGDSAGGTGVPSCA; from the coding sequence ATGCGGCGCTGCCAGACGGTGCCCGGCGTACCGAAAACCTGCGCCGCTCTCCGCCGAATGCAGTCGGAGAAGTATCTGCCTCAGCTGGCGCTGTATGCCTATCAGCTTGGCGCCTCGCAGGCGGCACTGGCTTATCTGCGGCACGGCGTACTGGTGACCTTTGGGCCAGACACTCTTCAAGCGACTCTGAAGCAACTTACAGAAGCCACTGACAGGATGAAGGCACTGGATTTCCACCCTGAGCCGTCATCAGAGAGGTGCTACTGGTGCGCGTTCCGTGGCGTCTGTGACGCAGCATGGCAGGCGGAGTCTCTTGGAGATTCTGCGGGCGGAA
- a CDS encoding LexA family protein → MQLTEKAHPLIHRGLPIYGSIAAGLPAFAHQDPDAYTPSLEELLGVRRGDFLLQIRGESMTGLGITPGDYVVIRPAEEVIDGQVAAVLIPDEDAATLKRVYRKGKQVWLQSENAAMPTLKYPADAVRVQGRLIGKVGLFG, encoded by the coding sequence TTGCAACTGACAGAAAAGGCTCACCCCCTGATCCACAGGGGCCTGCCGATTTATGGGTCCATCGCGGCGGGGCTGCCTGCATTTGCCCATCAAGATCCGGATGCCTACACCCCCAGCCTGGAAGAACTTCTCGGTGTGCGGCGCGGTGACTTTCTGCTCCAGATTCGCGGTGAAAGTATGACGGGCCTTGGCATCACGCCCGGAGACTATGTGGTCATTCGACCGGCGGAGGAGGTGATAGACGGTCAGGTGGCAGCCGTGCTGATTCCCGACGAAGATGCCGCCACTCTCAAGCGGGTCTACCGCAAAGGCAAGCAGGTTTGGCTGCAAAGCGAGAATGCAGCGATGCCGACCCTGAAGTATCCGGCGGATGCAGTCCGGGTTCAGGGCCGACTGATCGGCAAGGTGGGCCTGTTCGGCTGA
- a CDS encoding Y-family DNA polymerase, producing the protein MSMIACLLLQPWSLKLLTRQYPGVPAAVLKEGGRVLYADQLATDAGVTPGQPLHAALSRCPELHAEVGCPAQASAAWAELLELLYSGFSDRVYSPQEGLAFVKVGAGAARQLAALLEAPVGLGGSTELSQLAALRALPGEVRTAGTGQAEQAFLMLTPLPHLNALGLTERHLERLQFLGIDGLAALMKWSAAQREAFLGVETGQRLNRFFRGERTSALPLHHAPLLLSRSLEPDAPLLEPGEAAAALMDLATALCEELEGRFAAQLRVKVHTLAGEVQATRQLKGRLDVRGLARLAELTLHETQALPLGIDRISLELTGLSRPAQMTSLFARIGDLDVTGDLLRRFPQALVKVEWLDEYAYAADAQYRWVDWASGEPRPSPITPLPPQPPARLRRVSDPVGTHQRFFEGEG; encoded by the coding sequence ATGTCTATGATCGCCTGCCTGCTTCTCCAACCCTGGTCGCTCAAGCTGCTCACGCGGCAGTACCCTGGGGTCCCAGCAGCCGTCCTGAAAGAAGGCGGGCGGGTGCTCTATGCGGATCAGCTTGCCACCGATGCGGGTGTGACTCCTGGTCAACCGCTGCACGCGGCCCTTTCACGCTGCCCGGAGTTGCACGCTGAAGTTGGCTGCCCGGCTCAGGCCAGCGCCGCCTGGGCCGAACTGCTGGAACTGCTTTATAGCGGATTCTCCGACCGGGTTTACAGCCCGCAGGAAGGTCTGGCGTTTGTGAAGGTTGGCGCAGGTGCAGCCCGGCAGTTGGCCGCTTTGTTAGAGGCCCCGGTTGGCCTCGGCGGCAGCACGGAGCTGTCTCAGCTCGCGGCCCTGCGGGCACTCCCCGGAGAAGTCCGCACTGCAGGCACCGGTCAGGCCGAACAGGCCTTTTTGATGTTGACTCCTCTCCCCCACCTGAATGCCCTGGGACTGACCGAGCGTCACCTAGAGCGTTTACAGTTTCTAGGTATCGACGGGTTGGCGGCACTGATGAAGTGGTCAGCGGCGCAAAGAGAAGCGTTTCTGGGCGTGGAAACGGGTCAGCGTCTGAACCGCTTTTTCAGAGGAGAACGCACGTCCGCCCTCCCCCTTCACCACGCTCCGCTCTTGCTGAGCCGTAGCCTGGAACCAGACGCCCCGCTTCTGGAGCCCGGCGAGGCGGCCGCAGCCCTAATGGACCTGGCAACCGCGCTCTGTGAAGAGTTAGAGGGCCGCTTTGCGGCGCAGCTCCGCGTGAAGGTCCATACCCTGGCCGGTGAAGTGCAGGCAACCCGGCAACTGAAAGGGCGGCTGGACGTCCGGGGCCTGGCGCGGCTGGCGGAGCTGACCTTACATGAAACCCAGGCCTTGCCGCTGGGCATTGACAGAATAAGCCTGGAACTGACTGGTCTGAGCCGTCCAGCCCAGATGACCAGCCTGTTCGCGCGGATAGGAGATCTGGACGTGACTGGGGACTTGCTCCGCCGGTTCCCGCAGGCGCTGGTGAAGGTGGAATGGCTTGATGAGTATGCCTACGCAGCCGATGCGCAGTACCGCTGGGTGGATTGGGCGAGCGGCGAGCCGCGTCCTTCGCCTATCACTCCACTGCCGCCCCAACCGCCAGCCAGACTCCGGCGGGTGTCCGATCCGGTCGGGACTCACCAGCGGTTCTTCGAAGGTGAAGGATGA